In Populus nigra chromosome 1, ddPopNigr1.1, whole genome shotgun sequence, one genomic interval encodes:
- the LOC133692481 gene encoding growth-regulating factor 4-like — protein sequence MSNSSVTVAAVGPRAQPGFTVAQWHELEHQALIFKYLKAGLSVPPYLLLPIRKSFQLLSPGFLHPSNLSYCSYFGKKIDSEPGRCRRTDGKKWRCSKDAHPDSKYCERHMNRSRNRSRKPVESQTTSQSMSTAASEIVTGSSSSGSRAYTTMPLPTIGNPGPLGFGSNMSRWQMESMPYGVNSKDYRSLHGLKLEADEKTFLPEALGNTRSFGMNSTVDSTWHLTSQVPASPVPESRNDALLQNYPQLRTLQDFEPLTVDDAPSKQQEEQYLFGREFSSSGSMRQENQSLQPLFDEWPKCRDMDSYFTDQRSNKSSSGVQLSMAIPMAPNSAPRSYHSPNDA from the exons ATGAGCAACTCATCAGTCACAGTGGCGGCGGTGGGGCCAAGGGCACAACCAGGTTTCACGGTGGCTCAGTGGCATGAGCTAGAGCATCAAGCTCTTATCTTTAAGTATTTAAAAGCTGGATTATCTGTCCCTCCTTATCTTCTCCTTCCTATTCGCAAGAGTTTCCAGCTTCTTTCCCCTGGTTTCTTGCACCCATCAAATT TGAGCTATTGTTCCTATTTTGGGAAGAAGATTGACTCAGAGCCAGGAAGGTGCCGGAGGACGGATGGCAAAAAGTGGAGGTGCTCCAAAGATGCTCATCCAGACTCCAAGTATTGTGAGCGGCATATGAATAGAAGCCGTAACCGTTCAAGAAAGCCTGTGGAATCACAAACTACTTCTCAGTCCATGTCAACTGCTGCGTCAGAAATTGTAACTGGGAGCAGCAGCAGTGGCAGCAGAGCGTATACGACTATGCCTTTACCCACCATTGGTAATCCTGGCCCCTTAGGCTTTGGAAGCAACATGTCACGTTGGCAGATGGAGTCTATGCCTTATGGTGTTAATAGTAAAGACTACAG GTCTCTCCATGGACTGAAGCTTGAAGCAGACGAGAAAACTTTCTTACCAGAAGCTTTGGGAAATACAAGGAGCTTCGGGATGAACTCTACTGTGGACAGCACTTGGCATCTCACATCCCAAGTCCCTGCAAGCCCTGTGCCAGAATCAAGAAATGATGCTCTGTTGCAAAACTACCCACAACTACGGACACTGCAGGATTTTGAGCCGCTAACTGTTGATGATGCACcatcaaaacaacaagaagaacaatATTTATTTGGAAGGGAGTTCAGTTCATCAGGATCTATGAGGCAGGAAAATCAGTCTCTTCAGCCTCTCTTTGATGAGTGGCCTAAATGCAGGGATATGGATTCCTATTTCACTGATCAAAGATCTAACAAGAGCTCTTCTGGTGTTCAGTTATCAATGGCCATTCCAATGGCTCCTAACTCTGCTCCGAGGAGTTATCATTCCCCAAATG ATGCTTAA
- the LOC133702389 gene encoding uncharacterized protein LOC133702389 produces MKKKMKSRKSPLPMASPPSPSPPKSSILNSNKKKKPIASVAAAAGVLRSSPPPSLDKTLASISDLKELASSRFDDIKSRLIDRSHSEIIKDLEASHSRLHKRFKIQSQTCQQMMDESEKDFKKMTERVTETTEAMKETYTEFMAEAQATASRVCKTTIPELAKSLEKSIGALQSRFGIPSN; encoded by the exons atgaagaaaaaaatgaaaagtcgAAAATCGCCATTGCCTATGGCATCGCCACCATCTCCATCGCCACCAAAATCTAGCATTCTCAACagcaacaagaaaaagaagccGATCGCATCTGTTGCTGCCGCCGCTGGTGTTTTGAGATCATCACCACCGCCATCTCTTGATAAAACCCTAGCTTCAATCTCCGATCTCAAGGAGTTAGCCTCTTCTCGCTTCGACGATATCAAGAGCCGTCTCATCGATCGCTCTCACTCTGAGATCATCAAAGATCTCGAAGCCTCTCACTCTCGTCTCCACAAACGCTTCAAG ATTCAGAGCCAAACATGCCAGCAGATGATGGATGAATCGGAGAAGGATTTTAAGAAGATGACTGAACGGGTTACTGAAACCACCGAAGCAATGAAG GAGACATACACAGAGTTCATGGCAGAAGCACAAGCCACCGCATCTCGTG tgTGCAAAACCACAATCCCTGAGCTTGCAAAGTCCTTGGAGAAATCCATTGGTGCTCTCCAAAGCCGCTTCGGTATTCCATCAAATTGA
- the LOC133690686 gene encoding cadmium-induced protein AS8, which yields MIIKGLCRRYERWNPVHPTSGAFWGMGIGIGCGVGWGPGFGPEAIGYVGAGCGVGFSVGITFVGFGIGLPANYLFQVPYNAIVATRSGALAIAKSNGLLSARDVAGEGWNNVASRASLLQRETSGRLSSFNKKLLLDNGVDLVDMKSKLSVNAGSLSKVLETFSSRFFPPGKGTED from the exons atgataataaaagggCTGTGCAGGAGATATGAAAGATGGAACCCAGTGCATCCAACATCTGGAGCATTTTGGGGTATGGGGATAGGCATTGGCTGTGGTGTTGGATGGGGTCCTGGGTTTGGTCCAGAAGCAATTGGGTATGTTGGTGCTGGTTGTGGTGTTGGATTTAGTGTGGGCATCACTTTTGTTGGTTTTGGTATCGGGCTTCCTGCTAATTACCTCTTTCAAGTCCCTTATAATG ctattgTGGCAACAAGAAGTGGCGCATTGGCGATTGCCAAATCAAATGGTCTTCTTTCTGCCAGAGATGTTGCGGGGGAAGGGTGGAATAATGTTGCATCTCGCGCTTCTCTATTGCAAAGAGAAACCAGTGGAAGGTTGTCTAGCTTTAATAAGAAGCTTTTATTGGATAATGGGGTTGACTTGGTTGACATGAAGAGCAAACTGTCTGTCAATGCTGGATCGTTGTCGAAAGTCTTGGAAACATTTTCCAGTCGATTCTTTCCTCCTGGAAAAG GTACGGAAGATTGA
- the LOC133681830 gene encoding SKP1-like protein 1A, translated as MPSSKKITLGSSDGETFEVEEAVALESKTIKRMIEESSSSNQEVITLPIVSANILAKVLQYCEKHIEDDRSTAKELMTWDADFVKLDKDTLFQLVLAANYLGIERLVDLASEGAWSKVRPEIGGLRFRKMYGNNCSSYEDQEIEMGYLWVSGSYTG; from the coding sequence ATGCCTTCATCTAAGAAGATTACACTAGGAAGTTCCGACGGAGAAACCTTCGAGGTAGAGGAGGCAGTAGCCCTCGAATCCAAAACCATCAAGCGCATGATCGAGGAATCCTCCTCGAGCAACCAAGAGGTCATCACGTTGCCTATTGTCTCCGCCAATATCCTAGCCAAGGTCTTGCAATACTGCGAGAAGCACATCGAAGATGACAGAAGCACCGCTAAGGAACTCATGACATGGGATGCCGATTTTGTCAAGCTCGATAAAGACACGCTCTTTCAGCTCGTCCTTGCTGCAAACTATCTTGGTATCGAGAGATTGGTCGATTTGGCGAGTGAAGGTGCATGGAGCAAGGTGAGGCCAGAGATCGGAGGTTTGCGTTTTCGCAAGATGTATGGAAACAACTGTAGTTCTTATGAAGATCAAGAGATTGAGATGGGGTACCTATGGGTTTCGGGTAGTTATACAGGGTAA
- the LOC133675481 gene encoding MOB kinase activator-like 1B codes for MSSLFGLGRNQRTFRPKKSAPSGSKGAQLRKHIDATLGSGNLREAVRLPPGEDLNEWLAVNTVDFFNQVNLLFGTLTEFCTPENCSTMSAGPKYEYRWADGVQIKKPIEVSAPKYVEYLMDWIEAQLDDESIFPQRLGAPFPPNFKEVVKTIFKRLFRVYAHIYHSHFQKIVSLKEEAHLNTCFKHFILFTHEFGLIDKKELAPLQELIESIIVPY; via the exons aTGAGCAGTCTCTTTGGTTTGGGCAG aaatcaaaggACATTCCGCCCAAAGAAGAGTGCACCATCAGGGAGTAAG GGTGCGCAACTTAGAAAGCACATTGATGCGACCTTGGGCAGTGGAAACCTGAGGGAAGCAGTAAGACTTCCTCCTGGAGAGGATTTGAATGAATGGCTTGCTGTCAACA CTGTGGATTTCTTCAACCAAGTGAATCTTCTCTTTGGTACCCTCACAGAGTTCTGTACTCCTGAGAACTGTTCTACTATGAGTGCAGGCCCCAA GTATGAGTATAGATGGGCTGATGGGGTACAGATCAAGAAACCTATTGAGGTTTCTGCTCCAAAATATGTTGAATATTTAATGGACTGGATTGAAGCTCAGCTTGACGATGAATCCATATTTCCTCAAAGACTTG GTGCACCATTTCCTCCCAACTTCAAGGAGGTTGTTAAGACGATCTTCAAACGACTATTCCGTGTATATGCCCATATTTATCACtctcattttcagaaaattgtGAGCCTCAAAGAGGAAGCCCATCTGAACACGTGCTTCAAGCATTTCATCCTATTTACCCAT GAATTTGGGCTAATAGACAAGAAGGAGCTTGCTCCCCTTCAAGAGCTTATAGAATCCATTATCGTTCCGTACTAA
- the LOC133681839 gene encoding uncharacterized protein LOC133681839, with protein MSSQTPDISPSYDNNDDIHDLAFAKRRCCWIPCLTTDPVPSSSGTAGPGFWQRIKPVDRTTSPESWWFRGWMRIRDCSELLAGPRWKTFLRRFNKKPGGGTQYGRFQYDPSSYALNFDQGSRRRPEDDDLMERSFSSRYSLPPSRKSSIDFDKEGLLIT; from the coding sequence ATGTCCTCTCAGACCCCAGATATTTCCCCTTCTtatgataataatgatgatatcCATGATCTCGCTTTTGCCAAAAGAAGGTGTTGTTGGATACCATGTTTAACCACAGATCCAGTACCGTCGTCCAGTGGTACTGCTGGACCAGGATTTTGGCAAAGAATCAAGCCTGTAGACCGCACAACGAGCCCAGAATCATGGTGGTTTCGGGGATGGATGAGAATCCGGGATTGCTCAGAACTACTTGCAGGCCCCAGATGGAAAACATTTCTGCGGAGGTTTAATAAGAAGCCAGGCGGTGGCACTCAATACGGGAGATTTCAGTATGATCCTTCGAGTTATGCCCTTAACTTCGACCAGGGTTCAAGACGACGTCCCGAGGATGATGATCTTATGGAGAGGAGCTTCTCATCCAGGTACTCCCTCCCGCCTTCTCGTAAGTCATCTATTGATTTCGACAAGGAGGGGTTGTTGATCACATGA
- the LOC133692487 gene encoding protein BOBBER 1-like, whose product MAILSDYEEPEQNQQAPVSPSSSLSFNVVLDPSNPLGLLESALNFLSQKSDVLKTDVSALVREFKRRIKAEEDSIKAEEKRRTEEKKREEEKKRLRVPNKDNGLDMDNYSWAQTLQEVTITVPVPPGTNSRDVVCEMKKKSAKVGLKGQPSILEGELFETIKVDDSLWNLEDQKTVSVHLTKCDRMNWWKSLFKGGSEIDIQKAEPEPSKLSDLDPETRSTVEKMMFDQRQKQLGLPTSKEIENEGLVKQFMAQHPNHGNKNPNTSFSNVRMT is encoded by the coding sequence ATGGCCATTCTCTCCGATTACGAAGAGCCTGAACAAAACCAGCAAGCCCCAGTATCTCCTTCTTCCTCGTTGTCCTTCAACGTAGTACTTGATCCCTCAAACCCTCTAGGGTTATTGGAGTCTGCCCTCAACTTTTTGTCTCAAAAGTCTGATGTCCTCAAGACCGATGTCTCTGCCCTAGTTAGGGAGTTCAAGAGAAGAATCAAGGCTGAAGAGGATTCAATCAAAGCCGAAGAGAAAAGACGTACCgaggagaagaagagagaggaggagaagaaaaggctACGGGTTCCAAACAAAGACAATGGTCTTGACATGGACAATTACTCATGGGCACAGACACTTCAAGAGGTTACTATTACTGTGCCTGTCCCTCCTGGAACAAACTCTAGGGACGTTGTGTGtgagatgaagaaaaaatctGCGAAAGTTGGACTCAAAGGTCAGCCTTCAATTCTCGAAGGAGAACTATTTGAGACAATCAAGGTTGATGATTCTCTCTGGAATTTGGAGGACCAAAAGACTGTTTCTGTGCATTTGACGAAGTGCGATAGGATGAATTGGTGGAAGTCCTTGTTCAAGGGTGGTTCTGAGATTGATATTCAAAAAGCTGAACCAGAGCCTAGCAAGCTGTCTGATTTGGATCCAGAAACAAGGTCCACTGTGGAAAAGATGATGTTTGATCAACGACAGAAGCAGTTAGGTCTCCCTACAAGCAAAGAGATCGAGAATGAAGGCCTTGTGAAGCAATTCATGGCTCAGCATCCAAACCATGGCAACAAGAATCCAAACACGAGCTTTTCCAACGTGAGGATGACGTAG